One stretch of Chlamydia abortus DNA includes these proteins:
- the asd gene encoding aspartate-semialdehyde dehydrogenase → MRVAVLGATGLVGQKFVALLHKWFPWHICEVVASETKCSQTYGSVCVWQEALGPMPESMRYVPVRRIEEVESDIVVSFVPEVVAESLESYCLSKGKLIFSNASAYRMHPSVPIVIPEVNPEHFQLVHKQPFPGNIITNSNCCVSGIALALAPLMELSIGHVHVVTLQSVSGAGYPGISSMDILGNTIPHIVKEEEKILRETLKILGSIEKPADFPITVTVHRVPVIYGHTLTLHVTFHHAVDIEDILHIYHRKNAEFPETYQLYDSPWHPQARKDLTDDDMRVHIGPVTYGGDARTIKMNVLIHNLVRGAAGALLMNMQNYCFQNSGEYACPQ, encoded by the coding sequence ATGCGTGTGGCTGTTTTGGGAGCTACTGGACTTGTTGGACAAAAGTTTGTAGCTCTCTTACATAAATGGTTTCCTTGGCATATTTGTGAAGTTGTTGCCTCCGAGACAAAATGTAGTCAAACTTATGGTTCTGTATGTGTGTGGCAAGAGGCGTTAGGCCCCATGCCAGAAAGCATGAGGTACGTACCTGTCCGTAGGATTGAAGAAGTCGAGTCAGATATTGTCGTGTCTTTTGTGCCAGAGGTTGTAGCAGAATCATTAGAATCCTACTGCTTGTCTAAGGGGAAGTTGATCTTTTCTAATGCATCAGCTTATAGGATGCACCCTTCTGTTCCTATAGTTATCCCCGAGGTAAATCCGGAGCATTTTCAACTTGTGCATAAGCAACCTTTTCCAGGAAACATCATAACAAACTCGAATTGCTGTGTTTCTGGTATTGCCTTAGCCTTAGCTCCCTTAATGGAATTGAGTATAGGTCATGTACATGTTGTTACTTTGCAGTCCGTGAGTGGTGCTGGGTATCCCGGGATTTCTTCCATGGATATTTTAGGAAATACAATTCCTCACATAGTCAAGGAAGAGGAAAAGATTCTAAGAGAAACGTTAAAGATTTTAGGAAGTATTGAAAAACCTGCAGATTTTCCTATAACGGTTACTGTGCATCGTGTTCCTGTAATTTATGGGCATACATTGACCTTGCACGTAACTTTTCATCATGCTGTAGATATAGAAGACATTCTTCATATTTATCACCGTAAGAATGCAGAATTTCCCGAAACGTACCAACTTTACGATTCTCCTTGGCATCCACAGGCAAGAAAAGATCTCACAGATGATGATATGCGTGTGCATATAGGTCCCGTTACTTATGGAGGAGATGCCCGAACAATAAAGATGAATGTATTGATACATAATCTTGTCCGAGGTGCTGCGGGAGCTTTATTGATGAATATGCAGAACTACTGTTTTCAGAATTCTGGAGAATATGCATGCCCCCAGTAG
- a CDS encoding 4-hydroxy-tetrahydrodipicolinate reductase, with protein sequence MRVGIIGCSGRMGTLLSSLLRSSNRFTLGPGFSRQSPYSLDSVIESNDVLVDFSSSSFSEELLIALLSNPKPLIFATTKPEPSYSVDEKLQRLAAYVPVVVCPNTSLGAYVQKRLVGLLARVFDDRYDIRISEVHHREKKDPVSGTAKELASILCHTKQEAWQQEYSIGSRCHSVKNIELHVSRVGNISGEHEVAFISDKEHISIHHKVFSRAVFAEGALRILDWLIDESPPPGCYGPEVGLKVSM encoded by the coding sequence ATGCGTGTTGGTATTATCGGATGTTCAGGAAGAATGGGAACGTTATTGAGTTCTTTGTTGAGATCATCAAACCGTTTTACTTTAGGCCCGGGGTTCTCTAGACAAAGCCCTTATTCTTTAGACTCCGTGATAGAAAGTAATGATGTCCTTGTAGATTTTTCTTCCTCATCTTTTTCAGAGGAACTTCTTATTGCTTTGCTTTCTAACCCTAAACCCCTGATTTTTGCTACGACAAAGCCGGAGCCCTCTTACTCTGTAGATGAGAAACTACAACGTTTAGCTGCTTATGTTCCTGTTGTGGTCTGCCCAAACACAAGTCTGGGAGCCTATGTGCAAAAACGTTTGGTAGGTCTACTTGCTCGGGTATTTGATGATAGGTACGATATCCGAATTTCTGAAGTGCATCATCGAGAAAAAAAGGATCCCGTCTCCGGAACAGCTAAAGAATTAGCCTCGATTCTCTGCCATACTAAGCAAGAGGCCTGGCAACAGGAGTATAGTATCGGGTCTCGTTGTCATAGTGTAAAAAATATTGAACTGCATGTATCGCGTGTAGGGAACATTTCTGGCGAACATGAAGTCGCTTTTATTAGCGATAAAGAACACATCAGTATACACCATAAGGTCTTTTCTAGGGCAGTATTTGCCGAGGGGGCTTTAAGAATTTTAGATTGGTTAATCGATGAGTCTCCGCCCCCCGGGTGTTATGGACCTGAAGTAGGGCTAAAGGTTTCTATGTGA
- a CDS encoding queuosine precursor transporter, with amino-acid sequence MSFHKDRVLFNLSLTFSLILILSNLVAASRLVITSYFTIPGGLILYPATFVISNIVNEVFGPEKTRRMVLSAFAGNIFSLVFLHLVSFLPASSPDIEYAWHTLFDISPIVFIASFVSFSVSQQLEILSFSFLKCRFPTTPAWLRNNTSTLLSQMIDTFIVDFGVIYLGMHLPFTQTLHIMMYSYFYKVFFNILTTPVFYIGVRKSYASAKIM; translated from the coding sequence ATGTCTTTTCATAAAGATAGGGTACTTTTTAACCTATCACTCACATTTTCATTGATTTTGATCTTATCAAATCTCGTCGCAGCTTCTAGGCTTGTGATTACCTCCTACTTCACGATCCCTGGAGGATTGATACTCTATCCCGCCACCTTTGTTATCTCTAATATCGTTAATGAGGTCTTTGGCCCTGAGAAAACCCGGCGTATGGTTTTGTCTGCATTTGCTGGCAACATCTTCTCATTAGTATTCCTTCATCTTGTCTCTTTTCTTCCAGCATCTTCTCCAGATATAGAGTATGCATGGCATACCCTATTTGATATTAGCCCGATAGTATTTATAGCGTCCTTTGTTTCTTTTTCAGTTTCTCAGCAACTAGAGATTCTCTCCTTTAGCTTCCTCAAATGCCGCTTTCCTACCACTCCAGCTTGGTTACGCAACAATACTTCCACTCTGCTCTCTCAAATGATCGACACGTTTATTGTAGATTTTGGCGTCATTTACCTAGGGATGCACCTCCCCTTTACCCAAACCTTACACATCATGATGTACTCTTATTTTTATAAAGTTTTCTTTAACATTCTCACCACACCCGTCTTTTATATCGGGGTAAGAAAGTCTTATGCGTCTGCAAAGATAATGTAA
- a CDS encoding Ulp1 family isopeptidase, with protein MANFLLSPPTTYQRSIDTLYNPYNTYVLGARTVSFVNKKTPITGPGSFDNASFLSKLARVMLASICIIITLGLVLCCMSTQNLLDLDIRCSCIDDAEYVYYYPPYLYDPSIFSPKPEILFSSWDHLEISTHLIRLSEKHSDLFVPSLYTPSTCFSIERVVLKDLHLYDSSTQSVLDHPDSTQCHHQNNYQDYPHLADRDCQNFRIYAYPLWHHPSAHNPEEMNSMMLSTARRGFAGISHWTLVIVNLDRREVVFFDSLANFINNRLIDPALNSIATRLGNVYPDANGALSPFIVKKVIKTPIQQDSTSCGIWLSLFLDKYLDNPDYVPPLMGGRQAQYFLQEFLETIPQRPITQASDCTLNVLGITCDQVENSSNML; from the coding sequence ATGGCTAACTTTCTTCTTTCTCCGCCAACTACTTACCAAAGATCTATTGATACATTATACAATCCGTATAATACCTACGTTCTCGGAGCAAGAACAGTGAGTTTCGTAAATAAAAAAACACCTATTACTGGACCAGGCTCCTTTGATAACGCTTCATTTTTAAGTAAGTTAGCTAGAGTCATGCTAGCTTCTATCTGTATTATTATTACTCTAGGGTTGGTTCTATGTTGTATGTCTACACAGAACCTCTTGGACTTAGATATCCGCTGTTCTTGTATAGATGACGCAGAATATGTATATTATTACCCACCTTACCTGTATGATCCGTCTATATTTAGTCCAAAACCGGAAATTTTATTTAGTAGCTGGGACCATCTAGAGATCTCAACTCATTTGATCAGGCTGTCTGAGAAGCATTCGGATCTATTCGTGCCCTCTCTTTATACACCATCCACCTGTTTTTCTATAGAGCGCGTGGTGTTAAAAGACTTACACTTGTATGATTCCTCTACGCAAAGTGTTTTAGACCACCCCGATAGTACTCAATGTCACCACCAAAACAATTACCAAGACTATCCTCATTTAGCGGATAGGGACTGTCAAAATTTCCGCATCTACGCTTACCCATTATGGCACCACCCTAGCGCGCATAATCCAGAGGAAATGAATTCCATGATGCTATCAACAGCACGAAGGGGTTTTGCGGGTATATCTCATTGGACACTAGTCATCGTAAACTTAGACAGAAGAGAGGTTGTTTTCTTTGACAGCCTAGCGAATTTTATAAATAATCGGCTAATTGACCCGGCACTAAACTCTATAGCTACTAGATTAGGAAATGTGTATCCCGATGCCAATGGAGCGTTGTCTCCGTTTATTGTCAAAAAAGTTATAAAAACCCCTATACAACAAGACAGTACGTCTTGCGGAATTTGGCTTTCTCTATTCCTTGATAAATACTTAGACAATCCTGACTACGTGCCTCCCTTAATGGGAGGAAGACAGGCTCAATATTTCTTACAGGAATTCTTAGAAACTATTCCCCAACGCCCAATAACCCAAGCTTCTGACTGCACTCTTAACGTTCTAGGAATTACATGCGACCAAGTAGAAAACTCATCCAATATGCTATAA
- a CDS encoding phenylalanine 4-monooxygenase, giving the protein MTHHIAALLSHSESYADALLNSRLALWEAYCPQVFFEYLDALHLTAGSVIDIDHIHHTILSQTGFTLSPAKDYLSPHDYLFELSQQRFPIARHIRKMENDSFSPLPDLIHDLFCHVPWLLHQEFVKFFSSMGKLFIKAVERAKAIYSIEDQPRILNSNVLAISRCFWFTVENGLIETQGKRKAYGAAILSSTDQLSYTFNNNVFVSPFKTEHIIQRPCNPQSLQTTFFIIRDFSELNDVAEKMHGFLEQGRLDFIVCGPHDVYYQDIIYFLNEHVFS; this is encoded by the coding sequence ATGACTCATCACATCGCTGCGCTACTTTCGCATTCTGAAAGTTATGCAGATGCACTATTAAATTCTCGACTTGCTTTATGGGAGGCTTATTGTCCCCAAGTTTTTTTTGAGTACTTAGATGCTCTACATTTAACTGCAGGATCAGTGATAGATATTGATCACATTCACCACACTATCCTGTCACAAACAGGATTCACATTATCCCCAGCAAAAGATTATCTCTCACCACACGACTATTTATTTGAGTTAAGTCAGCAACGGTTTCCTATAGCTAGACATATACGCAAAATGGAGAATGACAGTTTTTCGCCTCTTCCTGATCTCATTCACGATTTATTTTGCCATGTTCCATGGTTATTGCATCAAGAATTTGTAAAATTTTTCTCTTCTATGGGGAAGCTCTTTATAAAAGCTGTAGAACGGGCAAAAGCAATCTACTCTATAGAAGACCAGCCTCGAATACTTAACAGCAATGTGCTAGCAATCTCGCGGTGTTTCTGGTTTACAGTAGAAAATGGTCTTATTGAAACACAGGGAAAGAGAAAAGCCTACGGGGCTGCGATATTAAGCTCCACAGATCAGTTATCCTATACCTTTAATAACAACGTATTCGTTTCTCCATTTAAGACCGAACACATTATACAACGCCCCTGCAATCCACAATCCTTACAGACCACTTTCTTTATCATTCGTGATTTTAGCGAATTAAATGACGTTGCAGAAAAAATGCACGGATTTCTAGAACAAGGACGTCTTGATTTTATTGTCTGTGGTCCACATGACGTATACTATCAAGATATTATCTATTTTTTAAACGAACATGTCTTTTCATAA